A genomic region of Sarcophilus harrisii chromosome 6, mSarHar1.11, whole genome shotgun sequence contains the following coding sequences:
- the LOC100925640 gene encoding membrane-spanning 4-domains subfamily A member 14 translates to MPPKSRVVEIQELPKDPLQTEQIIITAFPYKPPKTLLNFLKGEPKMMGVFQILLGLIITAMGYILWHSVNKLHLQKNYPIIFVTGYPFWAGACYVITGYFTILNEIKHPRWMRFSLYLGVVSTLVAAAGIAIILYSFHEDNYFHCRIPTKSGICAIGRTLFLGVLALILFLTIAELCITVTVLAFKTNVIWRNAKEVVFFLPTEGKEPGHHEEERPFQFQIQANPAGQNEKELSVSLIGDYTF, encoded by the exons ATGCCACCAAAGTCTAGGGTAGTGGAGATCCAGGAACTTCCCAAGGATCCTCTCCAAACAGAACAGATAATCATTACTGCATTTCCCTACAAGCCTCCTAAGACCCTATTGAACTTCCTGAAGGGGGAGCCGAAGATGATGGGG GTTTTCCAGATTTTATTGGGTCTTATTATCACTGCCATGGGGTACATTTTATGGCACAGTGTCAACAAACTTCATCTTCAAAAGAATTATCCTATTATCTTTGTCACAGGGTATCCATTCTGGGCAGGAGCATGT TATGTTATTACAGGATACTTCACAATtcttaatgaaataaaacatcCTCGCTGG ATGCGCTTCAGTCTATACTTGGGCGTGGTGAGCACCCTGGTGGCTGCAGCGGGGATTGCTATCATTCTTTACAGCTTCCATGAAGACAATTATTTCCATTGCCGGATTCCTACCAAGTCTGGCATATGTGCTATTGGGAGAACACTCTTTCTA GGAGTGTTGGCTCTGATACTTTTCCTCACTATTGCTGAATTGTGCATCACTGTGACGGTCTTAGCCTTTAAGACCAATGTAATATGGAGAAATGCCAAAGAG GTTGTGTTTTTCTTGCCTACTGAAGGCAAGGAACCTGGACATCATGAAGAGGAAAGACCGTTCCAGTTCCAGATTCAAGCAAACCCTGCTGGCCAAAATGAGAAGGAGCTCTCTGTCTCCTTAATTGGGGATTATACTTTCTAA